A genomic region of Amblyraja radiata isolate CabotCenter1 chromosome 16, sAmbRad1.1.pri, whole genome shotgun sequence contains the following coding sequences:
- the rundc1 gene encoding RUN domain-containing protein 1, whose product MDDAYLSDSERLCGERWAPVGAVASPEDEVKEARGGGGAQVQMADSMQRLQGEQELLNSSLLALTSHFAQVQFRLKQIVNAQSDEKERLLKELEDFAFKGCPQPFVARALDGPQLDNASEREKLEQLNAQRQKQRELIIQLKTQLDDLEKFAYQEGNYESLPQSIVLERQRVIIDELIKKLDVNLNDDFSSLSADELRHRVDAAIAQIVNPARVKEQLVVQLKTQISDLEMFINFLHGEVGSPPQIENGRCTCPVHGASGSNATSSRLPSGSHHVDPETARKIRATGLSLMRRALAVLQIFAVSQFGCATGQIPRGLWQPDESNKDYSPLVLKLEGAVDKVKRLALSQQAEDHVISSHDLSLGRKNELTTAVRKELAISLRDLMSHGLYASSQGMSLVLAPISCLLPSFTAAPRTLHPWQLFVKYYNTRNGRAFVESPARKLSQSFALPLTGSGVVTPKQSLLSAVHTVLIEHDPFKRSEDSEFKALICMALNEQRLVSWTNLICKSGTLIRSHYQPWSYMASTGFESTLNILSRLSNLHFNLPFDTAVRQLKNIKDAF is encoded by the exons ATGGACGACGCGTACCTGTCTGACTCGGAGCGGCTGTGCGGGGAGCGCTGGGCTCCGGTGGGGGCGGTGGCCAGCCCCGAGGATGAGGTTAAGGAGGCCAGAGGCGGTGGCGGGGCCCAGGTGCAGATGGCCGACAGCATGCAGCGGCTACAGGGCGAGCAGGAGCTGCTCAACTCGTCGCTACTCGCTCTCACCTCCCACTTCGCCCAGGTCCAGTTCCGCCTCAAGCAGATCGTTAACGCGCAGAGCGACGAGAAGGAGCGCCTGCTGAAGGAGCTGGAGGATTTCGCCTTCAAGGGCTGTCCGCAGCCCTTCGTCGCCCGGGCCCTGGACGGACCACAGCTGGACAACGCG AGTGAAAGGGAGAAACTGGAACAACTCAATGCCCAACGTCAGAAACAGAGGGAACTGATTATACAACTTAAGACCCAGTTGGATGATTTAGAGAAATTTGCTTATCAAGAGGGCAACTACGAatccctcccacagtcaattgtcCTGGAACGCCAGCGG GTGATCATAGACGAATTGATTAAGAAGCTAGATGTGAACCTCAATGACGATTTTAGCAGCTTGTCAGCAGATGAACTCCGACATCGTGTTGATGCGGCAATTGCTCAAATTGTGAATCCAGCCAGAGTGAAAGAACAGCTGGTGGTCCAGTTGAAAACCCAGATCAGTGACCTGGAAATGTTCATCAACTTTCTCCACG GTGAAGTTGGCAGTCCCCCACAAATTGAGAATGGGAGGTGCACATGTCCTGTGCATGGAGCAAGTGGGTCCAACGCAACAAGTTCAAGATTGCCAAGTGGAAGCCACCATG TTGATCCAGAAACAGCAAGGAAAATAAGAGCAACTGGGTTGAGCCTCATGCGCCGAGCACTGGCTGTGCTGCAGATATTTGCTGTTAGTCAGTTTGGGTGTGCGACTGGTCAGATCCCGCGTGGATTGTGGCAGCCTGATGAAAGCAACAAGGACTATAGTCCATTGGTGCTGAAACTAGAAGGAGCTGTGGATAAAGTTAAGCGGCTGGCGTTAAGTCAACAAGCAGAAGACCATGTGATCAGCAGCCATGATCTTTCTCTTGGTCGGAAGAACGAGCTTACCACAGCTGTGCGTAAAGAGTTGGCAATATCTCTCCGAGACCTGATGAGCCACGGTTTGTATGCTTCCTCTCAAGGGATGAGTTTGGTTCTAGCCCCGATTTCATGTCTCCTTCCCTCGTTCACAGCCGCTCCACGAACCTTGCATCCTTGGCAACTGTTTGTGAAATATTACAATACCAGAAATGGTCGAGCCTTTGTAGAATCTCCTGCTCGCAAGCTCTCTCAGTCTTTTGCCTTGCCGTTGACCGGGAGTGGTGTTGTGACTCCTAAACAAAGCTTACTCTCTGCTGTTCATACTGTCCTTATTGAGCATGACCCTTTCAAGCGGAGTGAAGATTCAGAATTTAAGGCCTTGATATGCATGGCATTGAATGAGCAGCGTTTGGTTTCCTGGACAAACCTGATTTGCAAATCCGGGACACTTATCCGGAGTCACTACCAGCCGTGGAGCTACATGGCTTCAACTGGGTTTGAGAGTACACTTAACATTCTTAGTCGTCTCAGCAACCTGCACTTCAATCTGCCCTTCGACACTGCAGTCAGACAATTAAAAAACATCAAAGATGCTTTTTAA